The following coding sequences lie in one Spirosoma sp. KUDC1026 genomic window:
- a CDS encoding zinc-dependent metalloprotease has translation MKNRLLLVSLLLMGVTSLWAQVPAISAFTNGMERNAGFMTYYWDAKKGKVWLEIDKFDTEFLYYPTLAQGIGSNDIGLDRGRLGQEHIVKFQRSGPKVLLIEPNYSYRAISKDPLERQAVAESFAKSVHAGFDVAAESDGKVLVDLTPFLMQDAVGAVQSITQTKQGSFRFDASRSAMYLPRTKAFPQNTEFETIITLTGDNPGSYLREVVPTPTLVTMHQHHSFVQLPDNNFKPRVFDPRIGYGGIEYFDYATPVSQPIMKRYISRHRLEKKDPTAAVSEAVKPIIYYLDPGTPEPIRSALMEGTAWWNQAFEAAGYKNAFQVKLLPADADPMDVRYNLVQWVHRSTRGWSYGASIIDPRTGEIIKGKVTLGSLRVRQDYLIAQGLVGEFPNTAPTGDSTADNSPMMTMSLERLRQLAAHEVGHTLGLPHNYLASTQDRASVMDYPTMVAKLKGASIDLSDAYAKNIGAYDKWSIRYGYEQFPAGANEKQELDKLVKQMHAAGLSFLTDQDARPEGSPHPATHLWDNGANAVDELKRLMDVRRVAMANFTEKKIPAGMPMATLEEVFVPVYMFHRYQIEAAAKVVGGQAYTNALRGDGQSVLSTVPAAEQNRALNALLATINPASLAVPTAVLTMIPPRPFRYQPNPREVFKRHTGMTFDPLGPPEAITGMTLQMLLNPERCTRLLRQKSIDSRLPGLTDVLNRMRDSISNSPTINRTDYQGEIARMNERLFIEKLIKLASNKSVDGGVRAAVHELLLRMSSATPTAASARLPYLKWTINQYLSDPERNVTTSTLAAPDGAPIDPGQEWLSPACDWEQP, from the coding sequence ATGAAGAACCGTTTATTATTAGTCAGCCTGTTGCTAATGGGAGTCACTTCCCTATGGGCGCAGGTACCAGCCATCTCGGCTTTTACCAACGGTATGGAGCGCAATGCAGGCTTCATGACGTATTACTGGGACGCCAAAAAGGGCAAAGTCTGGCTCGAAATCGACAAGTTCGATACCGAGTTTCTTTACTACCCCACCCTGGCACAGGGCATCGGTTCCAACGACATCGGGCTGGACCGGGGTCGGCTCGGGCAGGAACACATTGTTAAATTTCAGCGCAGTGGCCCCAAAGTGCTGCTGATTGAACCCAACTATTCGTACCGGGCCATCAGCAAAGACCCACTGGAGCGGCAGGCAGTGGCCGAATCGTTTGCCAAGTCGGTTCACGCGGGTTTCGACGTAGCGGCCGAGAGCGACGGTAAAGTACTTGTCGACCTGACCCCCTTTCTGATGCAGGACGCCGTGGGCGCGGTTCAGAGCATTACCCAGACCAAACAGGGAAGTTTTCGCTTCGACGCCAGTCGCAGTGCGATGTACCTGCCCCGCACGAAAGCATTTCCACAAAACACCGAGTTTGAAACGATCATTACGTTGACGGGCGACAATCCAGGGTCGTATCTACGCGAAGTGGTGCCAACCCCAACGCTCGTAACGATGCACCAGCACCACTCATTTGTGCAGTTACCCGACAACAATTTCAAACCCCGTGTCTTCGACCCGCGCATTGGGTACGGCGGCATTGAGTACTTCGATTACGCCACCCCCGTCAGTCAGCCGATCATGAAACGCTACATTTCGCGGCACCGGCTGGAGAAAAAAGACCCGACTGCGGCTGTCAGCGAAGCCGTTAAGCCTATTATTTACTACCTCGACCCTGGCACGCCCGAGCCAATCCGGTCGGCCCTAATGGAAGGAACCGCCTGGTGGAATCAGGCATTCGAAGCGGCTGGCTACAAAAACGCCTTTCAGGTAAAGCTGCTGCCCGCCGACGCCGATCCGATGGACGTACGCTACAACCTGGTGCAGTGGGTTCACCGATCCACCCGAGGCTGGTCGTACGGCGCCAGCATCATCGATCCCCGTACCGGCGAGATTATTAAAGGGAAAGTAACCCTGGGTTCGCTGCGTGTCCGGCAGGATTATCTGATTGCCCAGGGTCTGGTGGGTGAGTTCCCAAACACCGCCCCTACCGGCGACTCTACAGCCGACAACTCGCCTATGATGACTATGTCGCTTGAGCGCCTGAGGCAGCTGGCAGCCCACGAAGTTGGCCATACGCTGGGGTTACCACACAACTACCTGGCCAGCACCCAGGATCGAGCGTCGGTAATGGACTATCCAACAATGGTGGCTAAACTGAAAGGAGCGTCAATTGATCTGTCGGACGCCTACGCCAAAAACATTGGCGCCTACGACAAATGGAGCATCCGGTACGGCTACGAACAGTTTCCGGCGGGGGCTAATGAAAAGCAGGAGCTCGATAAACTAGTGAAGCAAATGCACGCGGCTGGCCTATCGTTCCTGACCGATCAGGATGCCCGGCCCGAGGGCTCCCCTCACCCCGCTACCCACCTGTGGGACAATGGCGCCAATGCCGTTGACGAGCTGAAACGCCTGATGGACGTTCGGCGCGTAGCCATGGCGAACTTTACCGAAAAGAAAATTCCGGCGGGTATGCCAATGGCAACCCTGGAAGAAGTGTTCGTACCAGTCTATATGTTCCACCGCTACCAGATCGAAGCTGCGGCAAAGGTTGTCGGCGGTCAGGCCTATACCAACGCATTACGGGGCGATGGGCAGTCGGTGCTGTCAACGGTACCGGCCGCCGAGCAGAACCGGGCACTCAACGCGCTGCTGGCAACGATCAATCCAGCGTCGCTGGCGGTGCCGACGGCGGTGCTGACTATGATTCCGCCCCGTCCGTTCCGCTACCAGCCAAACCCACGGGAAGTGTTCAAACGCCATACCGGTATGACGTTCGACCCACTGGGGCCACCTGAAGCAATCACAGGTATGACTCTGCAGATGCTGCTTAACCCTGAGCGTTGTACCCGCTTACTTCGCCAGAAATCGATCGACTCCCGCTTACCGGGCCTGACCGACGTACTGAACCGGATGCGCGACTCGATTAGCAATTCACCCACCATTAACCGTACCGACTACCAGGGCGAGATTGCCCGGATGAACGAGCGACTTTTTATCGAGAAGCTGATCAAGCTGGCGTCGAATAAAAGCGTTGATGGTGGTGTTAGAGCGGCTGTTCATGAGCTGCTCCTGCGGATGAGTTCCGCTACGCCAACGGCTGCATCGGCGCGGCTACCGTACCTGAAATGGACGATCAACCAGTACCTGAGCGATCCGGAAAGAAACGTAACAACCAGCACACTAGCCGCCCCCGACGGCGCGCCCATCGATCCGGGGCAGGAATGGCTCAGCCCCGCCTGCGACTGGGAACAGCCCTGA
- a CDS encoding efflux RND transporter periplasmic adaptor subunit: protein MKKTTLVIVAVLLGVTALIGFRLASNKEKIDEQNKPVVNANAAIPVTVAQVAEGTVSQQLVKTGNLIPYREADITATTAGKVTRVNFNLGSQVKQGATLVQLDNRLKELSLEATELNINKLKKDVTRYNTLLAGNATTELQVNDVKFNYENAVNQAEQIKKQIQDANVKAPISGQIVKKNIEPGEFVGAGTVLGTVLDVARLKVQVLVNESDVYKIRMGQAVKVSADVFPGRTFTGNVTYISPQGSDEHNYPVEVTIGSNNNLKAGTFVNVDFSQKSNQQTLQIPRAALAESIKNPYVYVVEGNVARRRSIQVGRDFGDTVEVLGGLNAGDTVVTTGQLNLTDGKPVQVTK from the coding sequence ATGAAAAAGACAACCTTAGTCATCGTCGCAGTTCTGCTGGGTGTCACAGCGCTCATCGGCTTCCGGCTGGCTTCCAATAAAGAAAAGATCGACGAGCAGAATAAGCCGGTCGTCAATGCGAACGCGGCTATTCCAGTAACCGTAGCGCAGGTCGCCGAAGGTACCGTCAGTCAACAGTTGGTTAAAACGGGGAACCTGATTCCCTACCGCGAAGCCGACATTACGGCAACGACCGCCGGTAAAGTAACCCGCGTCAATTTCAACCTGGGTTCGCAAGTGAAACAGGGAGCTACGTTGGTGCAGTTAGACAACCGTCTGAAAGAACTGTCGCTGGAGGCAACGGAACTGAATATCAACAAGCTCAAAAAGGACGTAACGCGCTACAACACGCTGCTGGCGGGTAACGCCACGACCGAGCTTCAGGTGAACGATGTAAAGTTCAACTACGAAAACGCCGTTAACCAGGCTGAGCAGATCAAAAAGCAGATTCAGGACGCGAACGTGAAAGCGCCGATCAGTGGTCAGATCGTGAAGAAAAACATCGAGCCCGGTGAGTTCGTTGGCGCGGGTACCGTACTGGGCACTGTGCTGGACGTAGCCCGCCTGAAAGTACAGGTGCTGGTGAACGAAAGCGATGTGTACAAAATTCGGATGGGTCAGGCGGTTAAAGTGTCGGCGGACGTGTTTCCCGGCCGGACATTTACCGGCAACGTTACGTACATCTCGCCCCAGGGCAGCGACGAGCACAACTACCCGGTTGAAGTAACCATCGGCAGCAACAATAACCTGAAAGCCGGTACGTTCGTCAACGTCGACTTCTCGCAGAAATCGAATCAGCAGACGCTCCAGATTCCGCGGGCGGCTCTGGCCGAAAGCATCAAGAACCCTTACGTGTACGTAGTCGAAGGCAACGTAGCGCGTCGGCGCAGCATCCAGGTTGGTCGCGACTTCGGCGATACGGTTGAAGTGCTGGGCGGTC
- a CDS encoding fasciclin domain-containing protein yields the protein MKIKHTLHLLTLGLASISLIGIDQAASAQSMTGDTTKPAQSTREQRRAMRGNRGNTNSMNQNAKNGTSPATPQEGQYRQSSSADGTAINNSNSTNYNSNNVTNAPTGVGSNPSVTTNPTTLSGSSSSGGNATSAGSAGTESTATGAAVTGARTTKTPADVAGSTERTTNIHDFIASSPNYVTLQNALQATDLYEKLKANDTYTLFAPSNAAFKKLPASAQSGLLEGRNQDALKQLLSYHLVKGSLNTAALKEQIKSGNGKAQLQTVSGNTLTVQMGTNGQMTITDEQGKKATVEDSEKMQTNGLVYGIDAVLMPKNVTFR from the coding sequence ATGAAAATCAAGCACACACTTCACTTACTGACGCTGGGACTGGCGTCAATAAGTCTGATTGGTATCGATCAGGCAGCTTCCGCTCAGTCTATGACGGGTGATACAACAAAACCGGCCCAGTCGACGCGCGAACAGCGCCGGGCGATGCGGGGCAACCGGGGTAATACGAACTCAATGAATCAAAATGCCAAGAACGGGACAAGCCCGGCTACGCCCCAGGAAGGACAGTACCGACAAAGTTCGTCAGCCGATGGCACGGCGATTAACAACAGTAATTCGACGAACTACAACAGCAACAACGTCACCAACGCTCCAACGGGTGTGGGTAGCAATCCGTCGGTTACCACGAATCCAACAACGTTGAGCGGTTCGTCTTCGTCGGGCGGCAACGCGACATCGGCCGGTTCAGCCGGTACGGAATCGACCGCTACGGGAGCGGCCGTTACCGGAGCCCGCACAACGAAAACTCCAGCCGACGTGGCTGGCAGTACCGAACGCACAACCAATATCCATGATTTTATTGCTTCCTCGCCCAACTACGTCACCCTTCAGAACGCCTTACAGGCAACCGACCTCTACGAGAAACTGAAGGCAAACGATACGTATACGCTGTTTGCGCCCTCGAACGCAGCCTTTAAAAAGTTACCGGCATCGGCTCAGAGCGGACTGCTGGAAGGCCGTAACCAGGATGCGCTAAAGCAACTATTGTCCTACCACCTCGTTAAAGGATCGCTGAATACGGCTGCCCTAAAAGAGCAGATCAAGTCGGGCAACGGTAAAGCACAATTGCAAACAGTAAGTGGCAATACGCTGACAGTACAGATGGGGACGAATGGCCAGATGACGATTACGGATGAGCAAGGCAAAAAAGCAACTGTTGAGGATTCGGAAAAAATGCAGACGAATGGGTTGGTCTATGGAATCGATGCCGTGTTGATGCCCAAAAACGTAACTTTTCGCTAG
- a CDS encoding TolC family protein, with protein MNKKIAIILFAALGLLQESYAQTGARSLKECIEYGLKNFGTVRIAEYQKQTADQQARQAIGQYLPQVSASGTFTNNIKLQRSIIPAGVFGPEPQVLIIGQKFQNNVVAQASQTIYDQSLLIGIKANKPNQRLADLNERQTREDIIYNISSNYYQVYVAQQQISLLQDNLKRTQQVLDVLKLQRDNGVIQPIDYSNTEVSFNNTKSQLTLAQNDLELALNRLKYQMGLSQDAPLAVGDSITGDRIPTFGKEPFEAQRLVSFQQSASNLDLQRLQLQRIRAGYLPTLSFTANYGTLNFAQTFDKAFSNFVGFGSFGLRVNLPIFDGLQRDAQVQQQKLTVLTQEEQQRLNVEAYRLQFNNSQSQIQKAQINAQNDSRNVQLAQEVYNITTLQYKQGTKSITDLINADNSYRQAQFNYINSLISFYQARLDLEQSQGSLLNFYNEL; from the coding sequence ATGAATAAAAAAATTGCAATTATCCTATTTGCGGCACTAGGTCTGCTGCAGGAGAGTTACGCCCAGACCGGGGCCCGGTCGCTGAAAGAATGCATCGAGTACGGCCTCAAGAATTTTGGTACAGTTCGGATCGCCGAGTATCAAAAACAAACGGCAGATCAGCAGGCTCGTCAGGCAATTGGTCAGTATTTGCCGCAGGTATCGGCCAGTGGTACATTCACGAATAACATCAAGCTGCAGCGGTCTATTATTCCGGCGGGCGTATTTGGTCCTGAGCCGCAGGTGCTGATCATTGGGCAGAAATTTCAGAATAACGTTGTTGCTCAGGCAAGCCAGACAATTTATGATCAGTCGCTCCTGATCGGTATCAAGGCAAACAAGCCTAATCAACGGCTGGCCGATTTGAACGAACGGCAAACCCGCGAGGACATCATTTATAATATTTCCAGCAACTATTACCAGGTCTACGTAGCTCAGCAGCAGATTAGTTTGCTTCAGGACAATCTGAAACGAACACAGCAGGTCCTGGATGTGTTAAAGTTACAACGAGACAACGGCGTCATTCAGCCTATTGATTATTCAAACACAGAGGTCAGTTTCAACAACACCAAGTCGCAGTTGACACTGGCTCAGAACGATCTGGAACTGGCACTGAACCGGCTGAAGTACCAGATGGGTTTGTCGCAGGACGCACCGCTGGCCGTTGGTGATTCGATCACTGGAGACCGAATTCCCACGTTTGGGAAAGAGCCATTCGAAGCGCAGCGGTTGGTAAGCTTTCAACAGTCAGCGTCTAATCTGGATTTGCAGCGGCTTCAACTCCAGCGCATCCGGGCTGGCTATCTGCCTACGTTGAGCTTCACGGCGAACTATGGTACACTCAATTTCGCGCAGACATTTGATAAAGCTTTCTCCAACTTCGTGGGATTCGGTAGCTTCGGTTTACGAGTAAACCTGCCAATCTTCGACGGCTTACAACGCGATGCGCAGGTTCAACAGCAGAAACTGACGGTTCTGACCCAGGAAGAACAGCAACGACTGAATGTAGAAGCGTATCGGCTCCAGTTCAATAACTCGCAATCGCAGATTCAGAAAGCGCAGATCAACGCGCAGAACGACAGCCGGAACGTCCAGCTCGCGCAGGAGGTGTATAACATCACCACGCTGCAATACAAGCAGGGCACCAAATCAATCACGGATCTGATCAACGCCGATAACTCATACCGGCAGGCGCAGTTTAACTACATCAACTCGCTGATCAGTTTCTACCAGGCTCGTCTTGACCTGGAACAATCGCAGGGATCGCTCCTCAACTTTTACAACGAATTATAA
- a CDS encoding MarR family winged helix-turn-helix transcriptional regulator, with product MILTEELRQEKKMEFAKSMGHLVSFNIQTLALGMTRYSNRELGRMGFSLQLEQLPILFIAYFCADESPSQQNIADLLQKDKSGVQRSIKTLERDGYLRIVNDQDDRRKNLIQLTPAGRLVVEKVQEAAKTMDHVVTKQLSEEELTQFLSVSRKISLFLEQQF from the coding sequence ATGATTTTAACGGAAGAACTGCGGCAGGAGAAGAAAATGGAATTTGCAAAATCCATGGGGCACCTTGTCAGCTTCAACATACAGACACTGGCGTTAGGCATGACTCGCTATTCCAATCGCGAACTGGGCCGCATGGGATTTTCACTCCAACTGGAGCAACTGCCGATTCTGTTTATTGCTTACTTCTGCGCAGACGAGTCCCCCTCCCAGCAAAACATTGCTGACTTGCTGCAGAAAGATAAATCGGGCGTGCAACGCTCAATTAAAACATTAGAGCGGGATGGTTACTTACGAATTGTCAATGATCAGGATGATCGTCGGAAGAACCTGATTCAGTTGACACCCGCCGGGAGACTGGTTGTCGAAAAAGTACAGGAGGCCGCTAAGACTATGGATCATGTCGTAACGAAGCAGCTGTCTGAAGAGGAATTAACTCAGTTTTTGAGCGTTAGTCGAAAAATTTCTTTGTTTCTAGAACAGCAGTTCTAA